Proteins encoded by one window of Arachis ipaensis cultivar K30076 chromosome B04, Araip1.1, whole genome shotgun sequence:
- the LOC107637610 gene encoding importin-5-like, translating to MAYDNVVSALEKSCQFHQDSIDSAQVIPAWLNCLPIKGDLIEAKVVHDQLCSMVERSDSELLGPNNQYLPKIVSVFAEVLCAGKDLATEQTAGRMINLLRQLQQTLPPATLASS from the exons ATGGCATATGATAATGTTGTTTCAGCTCTGGAAAAAAGTTGCCAATTTCATCAGGATAGTATTGATTCTGCCCAG GTGATTCCTGCATGGTTGAACTGTTTGCCAATAAAAGGTGATTTGATTGAGGCCAAAGTTGTCCATGATCAACTTTGTTCCATGGTTGAAAG GTCTGACAGTGAGCTTTTGGGTCCAAACAATCAGTACCTTCCTAAAATAGTTTCAGTTTTTGCTGAG GTTTTGTGTGCTGGAAAGGACCTCGCAACGGAACAAACTGCTGGCCGCATGATTAATCTGCTCAGACAGCTTCAACAAACTTTACCGCCTGCAACTCTTGCTTCTAGTTAA